One window from the genome of Elaeis guineensis isolate ETL-2024a chromosome 5, EG11, whole genome shotgun sequence encodes:
- the LOC105045988 gene encoding uncharacterized protein isoform X1, with translation MRNLLFYPVLFLVFFPLLAMSGALNDDVLGLIVFKADLQDPTSKLTSWNEDDNDPCGWMGITCNPTTNRVTELNLDGFSLSGKIGRGLLQLQSLRKLSLSKNNFSGSLNPNLSRLESLWTVDLSENNLSGSIPDEFFQQCRSLRTILLANNAFSGEIPPGVGSCSTLAELNISSNRLSGRLPSGLWSLYGLRSLDLSGNSLSGDIPMGISRLYNLRAIDLRGNRLSGGLPDDIGGCLLLKSLDLSENLLTGKLPETLQKLSICSYLSLGSNSFSGEVPTWIGEMKSLETLNLSGNGFSGQVPDSIGNLQVVKRLDFSQNNFTGSLPESIGICKSLLEVDFSQNSLIGDLPTWIFELGLQSISVSGNKMSGSIQIPITTDQTLKILDLSNNGFSGRIPVDIGNIHGLQFLNLSWNSLSGSIPASVRELKSLQVLDLNGNRLNGSIPLEIGEAVSLNELNLHKNSLTGGIPTQIGNCSSLTSLILSQNNLTGPIPPTLANLTNLQTIDLSHNRLTGTLPKQLSNLPHLLSFNISHNLFSGDLPAGNFFDTIPPSSISDNPGLCGSVVNRSCPAVLPKPIVLNPNSSSPNPSSNSAFSPGKLRHKKIILSISTLIAIGAAALIMLGVFTITVLNIRVRAAATSQSAAALVLSDGYYSHSPGTEADSGKLVMFSGNDPDFSAGAHAILNKDCELGRGGFGTVYKTILRDGRPVAIKKLTVSSLVKSQEDFEREVKKLGKVRHPNLVTLEGYYWTPSLQLLIYEFVSGGNLYRHLHESSASNSLSWRERFDIILGIARSLAHLHRLNIIHYNLKSSNILIDGSGEAKVGDAGLAKLLPMLDRYVLSSKIQSALGYMAPEFACRTVKITEKCDVYGFGVLVLEIITGRRPVEYMEDDVVVLCDVVRGALEEGRVEECVDGRLGGKFPVEEAVPVVKLGLICTSQVPSNRPDMAEVVNILQLIRCPLNEPEEELS, from the exons ATGAGAAATCTACTGTTCTACCCAGTTTTATTTCTcgttttctttcctcttttggcAATGTCCGGCGCTCTCAACGACGACGTCCTTGGCCTGATCGTCTTCAAGGCCGACCTCCAAGATCCCACCTCCAAGCTCACATCTTGGAACGAGGACGACAACGACCCCTGCGGCTGGATGGGCATTACGTGCAACCCCACAACCAACCGGGTCACCGAGCTCAACCTTGATGGCTTTTCCCTCTCTGGAAAGATTGGGCGTGGTCTCCTCCAGCTCCAATCCCTCCGGAAGCTATCCCTCTCGAAGAACAACTTCTCAGGCAGTCTCAATCCCAATCTCTCCCGGCTCGAAAGCCTCTGGACTGTGGATCTCAGCGAAAACAATCTCTCCGGCTCGATCCCCGACGAGTTTTTCCAGCAATGCAGGTCCCTGAGAACCATCTTGCTGGCCAACAACGCATTCTCAGGGGAGATTCCACCAGGCGTCGGTTCCTGCTCGACGCTAGCGGAGTTGAACATCTCCTCCAACCGGCTCTCTGGTCGGTTGCCGAGCGGGCTCTGGTCTTTGTATGGCCTCAGATCACTTGACCTCTCCGGCAATTCTCTGTCTGGTGATATACCAATGGGAATAAGTCGGCTGTACAATCTGAGGGCAATCGACTTGCGAGGTAACCGGCTTTCCGGGGGGCTGCCGGATGACATTGGAGGTTGTTTGCTGTTGAAATCGCTCGATCTCAGTGAAAATTTGCTCACCGGTAAGCTCCCTGAAACATTGCAGAAGCTTTCTATTTGTAGTTATTTGAGTTTGGGCTCGAATTCTTTCTCCGGTGAAGTCCCGACATGGATTGGAGAAATGAAAAGTTTAGAGACTTTGAATTTGTCAGGCAATGGGTTTTCTGGCCAGGTTCCAGACTCCATTGGCAACCTTCAGGtagtgaaaagattggatttttcCCAGAATAACTTCACAGGGAGCTTGCCAGAATCGATAGGCATTTGCAAAAGCCTCTTGGAGGTGGATTTCAGCCAAAACTCCCTGATCGGTGATCTGCCAACATGGATTTTTGAGTTGGGCTTGCAGAGTATTTCAGTTTCGGGGAATAAAATGAGTGGCTCTATACAAATTCCTATTACTACGGATCAGACCCTGAAGATATTGGATTTATCCAACAATGGTTTCTCTGGTAGAATTCCAGTTGATATCGGGAACATTCATGGCTTGCAGTTCCTGAACCTATCCTGGAATTCGCTGTCGGGTTCTATCCCGGCGAGTGTCAGGGAGTTGAAGTCATTGCAGGTCCTTGATCTAAATGGAAATCGGCTCAACGGAAGCATCCCGCTGGAGATAGGGGAAGCAGTCTCTCTGAATGAGCTGAATTTGCATAAGAATTCACTCACTGGAGGAATCCCAACTCAGATTGGGAACTGCTCTTCCCTCACATCTTT GATATTATCACAGAACAATCTCACAGGCCCAATACCCCCAACCTTAGCCAATCTCACCAACCTCCAAACCATAGATCTCTCCCACAACAGGCTAACAGGAACTCTTCCAAAGCAACTTTCCAACCTCCCCCACCTCCTTTCCTTCAACATCTCCCACAACCTCTTCTCAGGGGACCTCCCAGCCGGAAACTTCTTCGACACCATCCCTCCCTCCTCCATCTCCGACAACCCCGGCCTCTGTGGTTCTGTTGTCAACCGCTCCTGCCCTGCTGTCCTCCCCAAGCCCATAGTCCTCAACCCCAACTCCTCCTCACCCAACCCCTCTTCCAATTCGGCCTTCTCCCCTGGCAAACTCCGCCACAAGAAGATCATTCTGAGCATTTCTACTCTCATTGCCATTGGAGCTGCTGCTTTGATCATGCTTGGTGTTTTCACCATCACCGTCCTAAACATCCGGGTCCGTGCTGCAGCCACCTCCCAGTCTGCTGCAGCCCTGGTCCTCTCCGATGGCTACTACAGCCATTCCCCCGGGACTGAAGCAGACTCCGGCAAGCTTGTCATGTTCTCTGGAAACGACCCTGACTTCAGTGCTGGTGCCCATGCAATCCTTAACAAGGACTGCGAACTTGGCCGGGGTGGATTCGGTACGGTATACAAGACCATCCTACGAGATGGCCGACCTGTGGCCATCAAGAAGCTCACTGTCTCTAGCCTAGTGAAGTCCCAAGAAGATTTCGAGAGGGAGGTCAAGAAGCTGGGGAAAGTTAGACACCCAAATCTTGTAACGCTTGAAGGCTACTATTGGACTCCATCTCTGCAGCTCCTCATCTATGAGTTTGTCTCTGGTGGGAATCTCTACAGACATCTCCATGAAAGCTCTGCATCGAACTCGCTCTCCTGGCGAGAGAGGTTCGATATAATTCTCGGGATTGCGAGAAGTTTAGCCCACCTCCACCGGCTCAACATAATTCACTACAATCTCAAGTCCAGCAACATTCTGATTGATGGCTCGGGAGAGGCTAAGGTGGGGGACGCTGGATTGGCAAAGCTATTGCCAATGCTGGATCGCTATGTACTTAGTAGTAAAATCCAAAGCGCACTTGGATACATGGCACCGGAGTTCGCCTGCCGGACGGTGAAGATCACTGAGAAATGTGATGTTTATGGATTTGGAGTGTTGGTGCTGGAGATCATAACAGGGAGGCGGCCGGTGGAATACATGGAGGATGATGTGGTGGTGTTATGTGATGTGGTGAGGGGGGCATTGGAAGAAGGGAGGGTAGAGGAGTGCGTGGATGGGAGGCTTGGTGGAAAGTTTCCGGTGGAGGAGGCTGTGCCGGTGGTGAAGCTGGGCTTGATTTGTACGTCACAGGTGCCATCGAACCGGCCGGATATGGCAGAGGTGGTGAACATTTTGCAGCTGATCAGGTGCCCCCTGAATGAACCAGAAGAGGAGTTGAGCTGA
- the LOC105045988 gene encoding uncharacterized protein isoform X2 — MRNLLFYPVLFLVFFPLLAMSGALNDDVLGLIVFKADLQDPTSKLTSWNEDDNDPCGWMGITCNPTTNRVTELNLDGFSLSGKIGRGLLQLQSLRKLSLSKNNFSGSLNPNLSRLESLWTVDLSENNLSGSIPDEFFQQCRSLRTILLANNAFSGEIPPGVGSCSTLAELNISSNRLSGRLPSGLWSLYGLRSLDLSGNSLSGDIPMGISRLYNLRAIDLRGNRLSGGLPDDIGGCLLLKSLDLSENLLTGNGFSGQVPDSIGNLQVVKRLDFSQNNFTGSLPESIGICKSLLEVDFSQNSLIGDLPTWIFELGLQSISVSGNKMSGSIQIPITTDQTLKILDLSNNGFSGRIPVDIGNIHGLQFLNLSWNSLSGSIPASVRELKSLQVLDLNGNRLNGSIPLEIGEAVSLNELNLHKNSLTGGIPTQIGNCSSLTSLILSQNNLTGPIPPTLANLTNLQTIDLSHNRLTGTLPKQLSNLPHLLSFNISHNLFSGDLPAGNFFDTIPPSSISDNPGLCGSVVNRSCPAVLPKPIVLNPNSSSPNPSSNSAFSPGKLRHKKIILSISTLIAIGAAALIMLGVFTITVLNIRVRAAATSQSAAALVLSDGYYSHSPGTEADSGKLVMFSGNDPDFSAGAHAILNKDCELGRGGFGTVYKTILRDGRPVAIKKLTVSSLVKSQEDFEREVKKLGKVRHPNLVTLEGYYWTPSLQLLIYEFVSGGNLYRHLHESSASNSLSWRERFDIILGIARSLAHLHRLNIIHYNLKSSNILIDGSGEAKVGDAGLAKLLPMLDRYVLSSKIQSALGYMAPEFACRTVKITEKCDVYGFGVLVLEIITGRRPVEYMEDDVVVLCDVVRGALEEGRVEECVDGRLGGKFPVEEAVPVVKLGLICTSQVPSNRPDMAEVVNILQLIRCPLNEPEEELS, encoded by the exons ATGAGAAATCTACTGTTCTACCCAGTTTTATTTCTcgttttctttcctcttttggcAATGTCCGGCGCTCTCAACGACGACGTCCTTGGCCTGATCGTCTTCAAGGCCGACCTCCAAGATCCCACCTCCAAGCTCACATCTTGGAACGAGGACGACAACGACCCCTGCGGCTGGATGGGCATTACGTGCAACCCCACAACCAACCGGGTCACCGAGCTCAACCTTGATGGCTTTTCCCTCTCTGGAAAGATTGGGCGTGGTCTCCTCCAGCTCCAATCCCTCCGGAAGCTATCCCTCTCGAAGAACAACTTCTCAGGCAGTCTCAATCCCAATCTCTCCCGGCTCGAAAGCCTCTGGACTGTGGATCTCAGCGAAAACAATCTCTCCGGCTCGATCCCCGACGAGTTTTTCCAGCAATGCAGGTCCCTGAGAACCATCTTGCTGGCCAACAACGCATTCTCAGGGGAGATTCCACCAGGCGTCGGTTCCTGCTCGACGCTAGCGGAGTTGAACATCTCCTCCAACCGGCTCTCTGGTCGGTTGCCGAGCGGGCTCTGGTCTTTGTATGGCCTCAGATCACTTGACCTCTCCGGCAATTCTCTGTCTGGTGATATACCAATGGGAATAAGTCGGCTGTACAATCTGAGGGCAATCGACTTGCGAGGTAACCGGCTTTCCGGGGGGCTGCCGGATGACATTGGAGGTTGTTTGCTGTTGAAATCGCTCGATCTCAGTGAAAATTTGCTCACCG GCAATGGGTTTTCTGGCCAGGTTCCAGACTCCATTGGCAACCTTCAGGtagtgaaaagattggatttttcCCAGAATAACTTCACAGGGAGCTTGCCAGAATCGATAGGCATTTGCAAAAGCCTCTTGGAGGTGGATTTCAGCCAAAACTCCCTGATCGGTGATCTGCCAACATGGATTTTTGAGTTGGGCTTGCAGAGTATTTCAGTTTCGGGGAATAAAATGAGTGGCTCTATACAAATTCCTATTACTACGGATCAGACCCTGAAGATATTGGATTTATCCAACAATGGTTTCTCTGGTAGAATTCCAGTTGATATCGGGAACATTCATGGCTTGCAGTTCCTGAACCTATCCTGGAATTCGCTGTCGGGTTCTATCCCGGCGAGTGTCAGGGAGTTGAAGTCATTGCAGGTCCTTGATCTAAATGGAAATCGGCTCAACGGAAGCATCCCGCTGGAGATAGGGGAAGCAGTCTCTCTGAATGAGCTGAATTTGCATAAGAATTCACTCACTGGAGGAATCCCAACTCAGATTGGGAACTGCTCTTCCCTCACATCTTT GATATTATCACAGAACAATCTCACAGGCCCAATACCCCCAACCTTAGCCAATCTCACCAACCTCCAAACCATAGATCTCTCCCACAACAGGCTAACAGGAACTCTTCCAAAGCAACTTTCCAACCTCCCCCACCTCCTTTCCTTCAACATCTCCCACAACCTCTTCTCAGGGGACCTCCCAGCCGGAAACTTCTTCGACACCATCCCTCCCTCCTCCATCTCCGACAACCCCGGCCTCTGTGGTTCTGTTGTCAACCGCTCCTGCCCTGCTGTCCTCCCCAAGCCCATAGTCCTCAACCCCAACTCCTCCTCACCCAACCCCTCTTCCAATTCGGCCTTCTCCCCTGGCAAACTCCGCCACAAGAAGATCATTCTGAGCATTTCTACTCTCATTGCCATTGGAGCTGCTGCTTTGATCATGCTTGGTGTTTTCACCATCACCGTCCTAAACATCCGGGTCCGTGCTGCAGCCACCTCCCAGTCTGCTGCAGCCCTGGTCCTCTCCGATGGCTACTACAGCCATTCCCCCGGGACTGAAGCAGACTCCGGCAAGCTTGTCATGTTCTCTGGAAACGACCCTGACTTCAGTGCTGGTGCCCATGCAATCCTTAACAAGGACTGCGAACTTGGCCGGGGTGGATTCGGTACGGTATACAAGACCATCCTACGAGATGGCCGACCTGTGGCCATCAAGAAGCTCACTGTCTCTAGCCTAGTGAAGTCCCAAGAAGATTTCGAGAGGGAGGTCAAGAAGCTGGGGAAAGTTAGACACCCAAATCTTGTAACGCTTGAAGGCTACTATTGGACTCCATCTCTGCAGCTCCTCATCTATGAGTTTGTCTCTGGTGGGAATCTCTACAGACATCTCCATGAAAGCTCTGCATCGAACTCGCTCTCCTGGCGAGAGAGGTTCGATATAATTCTCGGGATTGCGAGAAGTTTAGCCCACCTCCACCGGCTCAACATAATTCACTACAATCTCAAGTCCAGCAACATTCTGATTGATGGCTCGGGAGAGGCTAAGGTGGGGGACGCTGGATTGGCAAAGCTATTGCCAATGCTGGATCGCTATGTACTTAGTAGTAAAATCCAAAGCGCACTTGGATACATGGCACCGGAGTTCGCCTGCCGGACGGTGAAGATCACTGAGAAATGTGATGTTTATGGATTTGGAGTGTTGGTGCTGGAGATCATAACAGGGAGGCGGCCGGTGGAATACATGGAGGATGATGTGGTGGTGTTATGTGATGTGGTGAGGGGGGCATTGGAAGAAGGGAGGGTAGAGGAGTGCGTGGATGGGAGGCTTGGTGGAAAGTTTCCGGTGGAGGAGGCTGTGCCGGTGGTGAAGCTGGGCTTGATTTGTACGTCACAGGTGCCATCGAACCGGCCGGATATGGCAGAGGTGGTGAACATTTTGCAGCTGATCAGGTGCCCCCTGAATGAACCAGAAGAGGAGTTGAGCTGA